One region of Eupeodes corollae chromosome 1, idEupCoro1.1, whole genome shotgun sequence genomic DNA includes:
- the LOC129950786 gene encoding uncharacterized protein LOC129950786: protein MDKLKNKPPTRSATVEDFGQHPPFYKFAESISLNKKHTNKNYYTNKSNTGTKPLYVATLNTLTLQSKEKFVELENALNKIHWDIIGLAEVRRQGESIQELNNGNIFAYFGTKQGLYGVGFLINKELKKNIQEIKGFNDRIIGMKVKVENCNISIIQVYAPTEKATDDEMNRFYKTLEIATAHFKTEISLIIGDFNAKLGFRKNGEETIMGEYGYGNRNERGSRLIQYIWQQKLIVGNSLFKKKPQNQWTWNSPGQKYKNQIDFILCNKRSILKDVSVLNNFQFESDHRIVRAELLINHKTRQLHKTTRKVLTKSINTDIIKSYNADLQQRYNIISRLNEPTQIAYNKMEKTIKESADRYILTAVSQKQQKLSSETLNMIALRDSIRKKTNLNAQEKQDLKNIRKNIKKRCQEDIQKFNDNLLKTVIEETRSIKKAKCAIQDYKEWITAMADNNKRIHERKNINQIATNFYIDLYKTRIADTDDIFLERQNQEEDFPLFLKNIEDLENVMKKTMTHELSIAQ, encoded by the exons ATGGATAAACTGAAGAATAAACCTCCAACCCGGTCGGCCACCGTGGAGGATTTCGGCCAACACCCCCCCTTTTATAAATTTGCGGAAAGCATctcactaaacaaaaaacatacaaacaaaaactactatACTAATAAAAGCAATACAGGTACGAAACCCTTATACGTAGCAACTCTAAACACACTAACTCtccaatcaaaagaaaaatttgttgaactaGAAAACGCGCTTAATAAGATACACTGGGATATAATCGGTTTAGCAGAAGTAAGACGACAAGGCGAAAGCATACAAGAACTCAACAACGGAAATATATTTGCTTACTTCGGAACTAAACAAGGCCTTTATGGCGTCGGTTTCCTTATAaacaaagagttaaaaaagaatattcaagaaattaaaGGATTTAACGATAGGATAATAGGAATGAAAGTCAAAGTAGAGAATTGTAACATATCCATCATACAAGTCTATGCACCAACTGAGAAAGCAACTGATGACGAGATGAATCGCTTTTACAAGACACTGGAAATAGCAACAGCACACTTTAAAACAGAGATTTCACTGATAATCGGTGATTTCAATGCTAAATTAGGTTTCAGGAAAAATGGCGAAGAAACCATTATGGGAGAATATGGCTACGGTAATCGAAATGAAAGAGGTAGTCGTCTTATCCAATATATTTGGCAACAAAAACTTATAGTTGGAAActcgttatttaaaaagaaaccgcaAAATCAATGGACCTGGAATTCACCAGGCCAAAAGTACAAAAACcaaatagattttattctttGCAATAAAAGATCAATCCTTAAAGATGTGTCCGTACTtaataactttcaattcgaatcaGATCATCGGATAGTACGCGCGGAGTTGTTAATCAACCATAAAACTAGGCAACTACATAAAACTACaagaaaagtattaacaaaatcGATAAATACAGATATAATCAAAAGTTATAATGCTGATCTTCAACAACGATATAACATCATATCAAGGTTAAATGAACCTACTCAAATAGCatataacaaaatggaaaaaactataaaagaatctgCAGACAGGTATATTCTCActgctgtatctcaaaaacagcaaaaactaTCGAGTGAAACTCTAAATATGATAGCACTTCGTGATAGTATTAGAAAAAAGACTAATCTAAATGCCCAAGAAAAacaagatttgaaaaatataaggaagaacatcaaaaaacgtTGTCAAGAAGAcatccaaaaattcaatgacaacCTCTTAAAGACAGTAATCGAAGAAACGAGatcaataaaaaaggcaaaGTGTGCAATCCAAGATTATAAAGAGTGGATAACAGCAATGGcggataataataaaagaattcaCGAAAGGAAGAATATTAACCAAATAGCTACAAACTTCTACATTGATCTATACAAAACACGCATAGCAGACACTGATGATATATTTCTAGAGCGACAAAACCAGGAAGAAGATTTTCcactatttcttaaaa ATATTGAAGATTTGGAAAATGTGATGAAAAAAACAATGACACACGAATTGTCCATTGCACAATAA